The following proteins come from a genomic window of Crassostrea angulata isolate pt1a10 chromosome 1, ASM2561291v2, whole genome shotgun sequence:
- the LOC128188251 gene encoding dnaJ homolog subfamily C member 9-like: protein MPGLLDICQDLFGSNDLYEILGVKKESTAKEVKKGYHKVSLRVHPDRVSPEEKEEATKKFQALGRVYSILSDENKRGVYNETGDVDDDESDVTRDRDWSDYWRLLFKKVSVDDIKTFEKDYKDSAEELDDLKSAYLENEGSMDDIIDTVLCATIDDEPRFTKILKGLIKKKEIPDFPAFSKEGKSKKNARKRKHEAEAEEAELEAKKLGLNGEGSLQALILKKQQSRGAAADDFFSQLEAKYSKPQKGGGKRKGKK from the exons ATGCCCGGATTACTAGATATATGTCAGGATTTGTTCGGGTCAAATGACTTATATGAAATACTCGGTGTTAAGAAGGAATCTACAGCTAAAGAGG TGAAAAAAGGATATCACAAGGTGTCACTCAGAGTTCATCCCGATCGTGTATCGCCTGAGGAAAAGGAAGAGGCGACCAAAAAGTTTCAAGCCCTTGGTCGAGTTTACAGCATCCTATCTGATGAAAATAAGAGAGGCGTGTATAACGAAACAG GTGATGTTGACGATGACGAGAGTGATGTTACACGAGACAGGGACTGGAGTGATTACTGGAGGTTACTCTTTAAGAAGGTGTCAGTAGATGACATCAAGACATTCGAAAAAGACTACAAAG ATTCAGCTGAAGAACTGGACGATCTGAAATCAGCGTACCTAGAAAATGAAGGAAGCATGGATGATATCATTGACACAGTCCTGTGTGCAACCATAGATGATGAACCAAGATTTACAAAGATCTTAAAAGGCTTGATAAAGAAAAAGGAAATTCCAGATTTTCCAGCTTTCTCTAAAGAAGGAAAATCTAAAAAGAATGCTAGAAAGAGAAAG cATGAAGCAGAGGCAGAAGAGGCAGAGCTAGAAGCCAAGAAGCTAGGTCTGAATGGGGAGGGGTCCCTCCAGGCCCTCATCCTGAAGAAACAGCAGTCCCGGGGGGCCGCAGCGGACGACTTCTTCTCCCAGCTAGAGGCCAAGTATAGCAAGCCGCAGAAAGGGGGTGGCAAACGGAAGGGCAAGAAGTGA
- the LOC128187318 gene encoding dolichyl-diphosphooligosaccharide--protein glycosyltransferase subunit STT3B-like → MADAGVKNDIRSNMWRTGAWQSLLTFFILSLAWLVGFSSRLFAVIRFESIIHEFDPWFNYRSTHYMVEHGFYNFLNWFDDTAWYPLGRIVGGTVYPGLMVTSGTIHWILHMLHIPVHIRDICVFLAPIFSGMTAIAVYFFTKEIWSAGAGLFAACFIAIVPGYISRSVAGSYDNEGIAIFALMFTYYLWIKSVKTGSMFWAIFTALSYFYMVSAWGGYVFIINLIPLHVFVLLLMGRYSKRVYTAYSTFFITGLILSMQIPFVGFQPIKTSEHMASAGVFALINAYAVIKYVQSFLTKAEFKFFFISAVGGAASIIFCTVVGLTWAGVIHPWSGRFYSLWDTGYAKIHIPIIASVSEHQPTTWVSFFFDLHILVCAFPAGVWYCVKHVNDERVFVILYAIFASYFAGVMVRLMLTLTPIVCVLAAIAFSKTFEIYLKDDAPKSSGKEASEEPAESKNDRLYDKVGKTKKTKEEKPKDQDAMGMNIKTIVIIALLMILMLFAVHCTWVTSSAYSSPSIVLASYNHDGSRTILDDFREAYYWLRQNTDDKARIMSWWDYGYQIAGMGNRTTLVDNNTWNNSHIALVGKAMSSNETAAYDIMRQLDVNYVLVIFGGVIGYSGDDINKFLWMVRIAEGEHPRDIKEADYFTPQGEFRVDSAGSQTLLNCLMYKLSYYRFGELQLDFRSPAGYDRTRGVEIGNKNFKLTHLEEAYTSEHWLVRIYKVKDLENREKVAKPTIPAQKWKKRTSKKTSRKRTGSIKNQPKIVKGKRKSGKK, encoded by the exons ATGGCGGACGCCGGTGTGAAAAACGACATACGCTCAAATATGTGGCGAACCGGAGCATGGCAGAGTTTGCTTACATTCTTCATTTTATCGCTAGCTTGGCTCGTTGGATTTAGCTCTAGATTGTTTGCAGTCATTCGATTTGAAAGCATCATTCACGAATTTGATCCATG GTTCAACTACAGATCCACCCATTACATGGTAGAACATGGTTTCTACAATTTTCTGAATTGGTTCGACGATACAGCATGGTATCCATTAGGCAGAATTGTTGGAGGAACG GTGTATCCTGGTTTGATGGTTACATCGGGGACCATTCACTGGATCCTCCATATGCTACACATCCCTGTGCATATACGAGATATATGTGTGTTTCTAGCACCAATATTTAG TGGAATGACAGCCATTGCTGTGTATTTCTTCACCAAAGAAATCTGGAGTGCTGGGGCAGGTCTGTTTGCGGCCTGCTTCATTGCAATAG TCCCTGGTTACATCAGTAGATCTGTTGCTGGTAGCTACGACAATGAAGGAATTGCTATTTTTGCACTTATGTTTACTTATTATTTATGG ATTAAATCAGTTAAAACAGGCTCCATGTTCTGGGCCATATTTACagctttatcatatttttacatG gTGTCAGCATGGGGTGGTTATGTTTTCATTATCAACTTAATTCCATTACACGTGTTTGTTCTCCTGTTAATGGGAAGATATTCTAAGCGTGTTTATACAG CATATTCAACCTTCTTCATCACGGGTTTAATATTATCGATGCAAATCCCCTTTGTTGGGTTCCAGCCAATCAAAACCAGTGAACATATGGCCTCAGCAG GTGTGTTTGCTTTAATCAATGCATACGCTGtgattaaatatgttcaatccTTCCTGACAAAGGCAGAATTCAAGTTCTTCTTCATCAGTGCTGTAGGGGGAGCTGCATCAATCATTTTCTGCACTGTTGTTGGCCTGACTTGGGCAG GAGTTATCCACCCCTGGAGTGGTCGTTTCTATTCTTTATGGGACACAGGGTACGCCAAAATCCATATTCCAATCATCGCCTCCGTGTCCGAGCATCAGCCCACCACCTGGGTCTCCTTCTTCTTTGACCTTCACATCCTTGTGTGTGCTTTTCCTGCCGGCGTTTGGTACTGTGTGAAACATGTAAATGATGAGAGAGTGTTTG TTATTTTGTATGCCATATTTGCCAGCTACTTTGCGGGTGTGATGGTTCGTCTCATGTTGACACTGACTCCAATCGTATGTGTTCTGGCAGCCATTGCCTTCTCCAAGACATTTGAAATCTATCTCAAAGATGATGCACCAAAGTCCTCTGGTAAAGAAGCCAGTGAGGAACCTGCTGAGAGCAAGAATGACAGATTGTATGACAAG GTTGGCAAAACCAAGAAAACAAAAGAGGAGAAACCCAAAGACCAGGACGCCATGGGAATGAACATCAAGACAATTGTGATCATAGCCCTGCTGATGATCCTGATGCTGTTTGCTGTACACTGTACCTGGGTCACTAGTAGTGCCTACTCCAGTCCTAGCATAGTGCTGGCCTCCTACAATCATGATGG GAGTAGGACAATCTTGGATGATTTCCGAGAAGCTTACTATTGGCTGAGACAGAATACAGACGACAAGGCTCGTATTATGTCCTGGTGGGATTATGGGTACCAAATTGCAGGAATGGGGAATAGAACAACACTGGTGGACAATAATACCTGGAACAACAGTCACATAGCTTTG GTTGGCAAAGCCATGTCTTCCAATGAAACTGCAGCGTATGACATCATGAGACAACTGGATGTGAATTATGTCCTCGTCATCTTTGGGGGCGTTATTGGCTATTCTGGGGACGACATCAATAAATTCTTATGGATGGTCAGAATAGCAGAAGGAGAACATCCCAGAGATATTAAG GAAGCAGACTACTTCACCCCACAGGGGGAGTTCAGAGTGGACTCGGCGGGCTCACAGACCTTACTTAACTGTCTGATGTACAAATTGTCTTATTACAGATTCGGAGAGTTACAG CTTGATTTTAGAAGTCCAGCAGGTTATGACAGAACAAGGGGAGTAGAGATCGGcaataagaattttaaactGACTCATCTGGAGGAAGCCTACACGTCTGAGCATTGGCTTGTTCGCATTTACAAGGTCAAGGACCTAGAAAACAGAGAAAAGGTTGCAAAACCCACAATACCAGCCCAGAAGTGGAAGAAAAGAACATCCAAAAAA acatcAAGAAAGAGGACTGGCAGCATtaaaaatcaaccaaaaattGTGAAAGGCAAAAGAAAATCTGGCAAGAAGTAA